The region TTTTATTATCACAGGAAATTCTATCTCATAATCAAATGTTTTATTCTCTTTAGTTAATATTTTATATTTTGCATTTGGAATAACTGAATTTTCCAAGCTTTTTCTAAATTGTGTTTTATCTTTACAAATAGTTGCTATTTTTTCACTCACCCCACAAAAACCAAAATAATCATTAACAGCACCCATAGTAATAGCAGCATCTACTGCAATACAAACAATTCCTTTTAAATCTATTCCCTCATTTTTTAATCGTTTTATATTTTCTATATGAGCTTGTTTATCATAAATACTAATATTTATAAAAATATCAACCTCATCTTTTGCTATACAATAACTATTATAATCACTACAAACAATTCCTAGACCTAATTTTTTTGCCTCATAGATTGCAGGAAGCTGATGAATAGAACCTCCAATTATCCATATATATTCTTTCATCTATGCTCTCCAATAAAATTTATAAGATCTATTTTATCTTGTATATGTAAAAAATAAAATCCGTTAGAATCAGCTAAATGTTCTGAATCTTTTACATCTTTAATATTTAAAGTTGAGATTACAAAATCATTATAGTTTTTACAAAATAGCTTATAAGCTTCAAAATCTTCCATAGATAAAATCATTTTTACTATGGCAAACTCTTCTCTTGATGCTTGAAACTGTAGTTTTTTCCCTTCTAAAGAAAAAAGTAAAAGTTGACAATAACTAATCCCTAAAGCTAAGTTAATTAACTCACTTCTCCATCCACCCATTCTTGAAGCAATTTCTACTAAATATAACTCACAATCATCATCCACTCTAACTTCAATATGGCAAGCTCCAAACTTTATATTAAAAGAGTTTAAAACATCAAATGCAAACTCTTTTAACTTCGTTTCCTCTTCTTTTTCTACTCTTGCTGGGATTAATTGTTGTGTCTCTATTATATTAGGTAAAGGGGTCAAATACTCCTCAGTAATACTTACTATACTATGATTACCTTCTGAAGAGATTGTTTCTATGCTAAATTGTTTCCCTTTTATATACTCCTCTATTAAAACCTCTTTTTCAGAAGTAAATCTAAAAGCTTTTTCTATAGCAGAATCTATTTGCTCTTTTTTAGTAATAAAACTAACTCCTCTTCCTGCTGAACTGTCTATAGGTTTGATTATTGCAGGGAAAGAATCCCATTGTTTTAAATCTTCTGGAGTTTTTATTGTTTTATATTTAGCTATATTTATATTATTTTTTATAGAGATATTTTTCATCTCTTTTTTATTTGTTGTATTTAATGCAACTTGGTAGGTGTTTGATTTTATTCCCATTTTTTCTGATACATAACATGCTGTTACATTTCCAAGTTCAGATGCAATTGTAGTTATAATCAAAGGACTTAATTCTTGAGCTTTTTCTAATATTTGCTCTTTATCTTTTAAATCTATATGATAAAAATAGTCTGCATATTTTTTACCTTCACAATTATTGTTACCATCAAATAGATGAACTTCAAAATATAGCTTTTTTGCTTCAAATATCAAATCAAACTGAAGTTTACTTCCACCTAAAATAAATACTTTTTTCACTCTAACTCTTTCAAAATCTTTTTAATCAATCTATCTTTTGAGAATTTTAAATCAATTTTTTTATAAATATCTGTTTTTTCTATATATTCTATTTTCTCTTTTAGTTTTTCTAAAGATAGTTCATCAGCCTTTATTGTTGTTTTTATATTTTTTTGTTTCAAAAAATCTGTTACAACTTTTTGATTATTGGCAACTTCAATATTTATAAACTTTTTCTTTAAAGCCAATACTTCAAAAAGAGTTCCACCACTTGCACTTATTACAAACTCTTTTGAACTTAAAACTTCAGCAATATTATCTATATCTACTAAAACCTTTACATTTAGATTTTTTTTCAATTCTTCTAAATGTATATTTACATTTGAAGTTATTATAGATATTTTATATTTATTATCTATTTTCAAAAGGTATTTAGAAATTTTTGAAGAAAGATTTAATACATCATTTCCACCTAAG is a window of Halarcobacter sp. DNA encoding:
- a CDS encoding ATP-grasp domain-containing protein, which encodes MKKVFILGGSKLQFDLIFEAKKLYFEVHLFDGNNNCEGKKYADYFYHIDLKDKEQILEKAQELSPLIITTIASELGNVTACYVSEKMGIKSNTYQVALNTTNKKEMKNISIKNNINIAKYKTIKTPEDLKQWDSFPAIIKPIDSSAGRGVSFITKKEQIDSAIEKAFRFTSEKEVLIEEYIKGKQFSIETISSEGNHSIVSITEEYLTPLPNIIETQQLIPARVEKEEETKLKEFAFDVLNSFNIKFGACHIEVRVDDDCELYLVEIASRMGGWRSELINLALGISYCQLLLFSLEGKKLQFQASREEFAIVKMILSMEDFEAYKLFCKNYNDFVISTLNIKDVKDSEHLADSNGFYFLHIQDKIDLINFIGEHR